The following is a genomic window from Neodiprion virginianus isolate iyNeoVirg1 chromosome 1, iyNeoVirg1.1, whole genome shotgun sequence.
GAAAAGCTGAACGGAGGAAATGAGTCCCGAAAATATTGTACCGAGGAAATCACGTCaagtaaatagaaaattgatatataCGGTGGTAagaaggaaaattgaaattcaacgGGCTTGTAATAGTGTGAGATTCTCTGTTTGATATTCGGTGGCGTTTACGCCTGGTAACGGCAACCCGCGTAGACTGTCTACGTCACAGATGCGCTGCGCGAAAAGCGTTCGCGCATAGTGTGTGAGAGTACACCTTGTATAATCCGAGGGTATGGAGGGGAGAACGGAGCCTGCGGTTTAGGCAAGGGGGCAATCGCCGCGTAGTCAAACTACGCTCGTAGATGTAGTCGCACGGGGGCGCGCGTCGTGTCTTCCAAAAACTGATTTAGTTTTCTTTTGCGTTTGGAATTCGAGCGGGCACTAAAAAGTTCCTTTacaaacaattattttatacgtactgctacgtacctacgtattaTATACGATAGTATTAAACACAATAAATACTTGCCTGCACGGAGGCACTTAATTAGCAGGATAATATTCGTAACACACACATGAGACTTTAGTGACCTAATAAATAACTGGCTCGTCCCTAAAACATGTaaatgcatatgtatatacatatgtacatacgtgtacCTTGTTATACAGTGATACAGAGAAGTAGAGAGAGGACTGTGAGCTTGCAGAGCAGGGAGAAAAGCTGGTCTTTCGTTGTTTACTATAAACATACCACCACCTCTACTACCCACGTAACAAGCGTGTATATTAACGCGAGATGATGGTGCACAAGGTGTTTGCTTCCTGACCGCTGCGCAGTGTATTATAATACTACTCGTgggttttttcttctttgaagTTTTCGAGTTAAGTGTAACGCCGATACCCTGCCGGCCCCCCTGCATCCACGGTGAAATAATATACAACGAGTATAAACGCTATAAACAGTAGcggtgtaataataataataagagatcgaggagggaaaaaaacagcgacgaagaagaagaagaatttacAAGAAAAGTTGAGTTAAAGTGCGTGAGACGGAGGCCCAACAGTTTGACAGTGTGTGCGTCCTTACGCATGAGGGCCCTATGGCTACTGGATTGGTCAAGTGGTGTCGTGCAAGGTTCCTCGCTGGCTACAAGCCCTTTTCTGGTAATATTCCCGAGCCTCTCGGCTCTTTCCATATTTTCTACTACGATGCAGAGATTCTCTAAAAACCACCTCTAGGAAATGCCTCGGTTCGTAACCGCGCGCGTATGTGCGAGTGCGTGTGCGTGTCATCAGATCAAAGCCTAGAGCTCTCAAATGTTGGTAACGGGGCCCCGGGGGATTTTTCTTGTTTGAACAAATCGTGTGCGGAGAGGCTCAAGCGAGATTAGGGAGAGATTTTCTTGTCGGTCGAGAACGAGCGCTGTCTTATTATTCGTTTATCTCCCTTTCTTCGAAATTGTTCGTCTTGTCGCGAGTCGTACGCGGTGTATGTGCCGCATCGGTTAAAGGAACGCGGCAAACGCGGTACGGAATCTCTGCGTCTCTTTTTTAAGtcatgtacatacgtatacatgccCAAGCGTCTAGCATATGTAACTCTAGACATCTAGGAGGCGGTTAATTAAACCGCAGCAACCAAGACTTGAGCAATTCTTGTCTCGAGGTAACGATGCCGAGCAGCTTGTTTTCcaacttgttttcggtccgaaacaaaatgcgagttcaaTTCTACACAAATTACGTGACAATAACTGGTGGTGCAGCCGATTTGAGAGATAGCGAGTCATTTTACGTAATTCGGAAAGAATCgaattcgcattttgtttcggaccgaaaacaagttgGCCGGTAGCTCAAGGCATTAACGAACGTTACATACGTGCGACGTTGCGTAATTGTATAGCGTAGATAATAATCGTGCTAGAATCATCGGAAAAAATATAAGAGGCACGCCAGTCCTATCGAGACGACagtgtacatgtataaacgTGACTAAATAAAAGATATTCATATTTGAGCTTCGGTAGGTATTTACATTACGCATACCTACGTACGTGAAACGGTGAAACCCTCTCAAACATAATTAAGCAAGATTTTAAGCGCTCTACATTACTCAAAGAACTCGGCGCGCTCAAAGGCGGCGGCAGCAGAAGCATCAGCAACACAAGCAGCGTGATGCACCGGGGACTGAGGAACATTTATGGagtggatggatggatggatggatggatggatggatggacggATGGATGTAGGTGCCACTTGGACCGCCGTTCTATATCGGGAGTAATTATGCGGCCTCATTATACGAATACGTGATGATAACATTTTTGTAGGTACACGTCgcgttcattttttcacatccATCTACCTACCTACCCACGCGGCCAAGAGCGGAAATCTCGGTATCTCGTTTATCCTTTCCCTCTCTCCGAAATTCAAGTTTACTACTACTACTCCTCCTACCTCCTcctgccgctgctgctgctgcaaaGTCGagtgaaaacaattttagTTGGTACTTTAACTCGATTATATATGACGATGGTAATTGGTCGTAAGCGTGTACAGCACGTGATGCATATTCCGTTTGCACTTTCTTAATGCGATTAAACCGTGGGTTaacatttttaataattcatgCAGCAAAGAGGAACGGAGGGCTACACGCCTCGAGATTTACGCATTCACGTACGCATTAGTTACGCATGCGTTTTCACGCAACTCCACGGCTGCATTCTAGTTAAGTATAATTGCATCGGTAACTCCCGGGCACACgtgtatttattacatatgCCGACCACCGCCACATTGACGAGCCGAGCCCGCAGTCGCGAGACAGTTGGAAGTATACTCCATTGTCGGCAATTTAAATGTCGTGAGGAGtgaaagagaaggaaagaggCGAGAGATGAAAGGCGAGGCTTGTTGCTTTGCCGGGTCCGCATTAACGTCGATTCACACCGGCGGTAAAGTCAATTAAAAATCGTCATTGCCGTACGATGCTTATGGGTGTTGTGTACGGTAATGCCTAAACCATGCGGTAAGATTCGTTCGGGAGTCTGTTAAAAACCGTTAACCGCGGCCGCAGATCAAAGCAACTATCTCGAAGAAAAGGTTCGCGTACCCCCTACCCATATCGCTTTTGTCGGCACACATTTTAGAAATAGTTTCAAGGCGAAAACGCGACGCCACTCGGCGTCGGCAATGCTCAAAGGGACGGACAGTAATATGCCTTCGTTTGTCTCTTTCAATCCCTTgcgtttcgttttcttttttttttttctctccttctattttctcttctttctttctttccctccCTGCCGACCGTCGGTCGTGTTACGTGTGCGTTATAACCCATCTACCGGTCCTGGCCGAAAAGAGTTTTCAGTTGTTATCTACTCCTCACTCTACCATGCGCATATCATTGCCCTCCTCGTGTTCGTTGAACTCCGCATATTTTTACGTTCtctattttcttgtttttatttttatctcatctTCTTTTCGCTACATTCGAATTCTTCGCCGGCTCCGGTCGTCGTACGTTTAAAATTTGGCCTACGACTTGCAGCGTGTTTCTTGTATCAAATAATGTAAATCACCGTCTTGTAATCAGCTGTACGAAAACAAGGATGTCATTAATAGACATCCGGTCTGTTTATTGGTTCAACTTCCAACCGGTCGTAACGCCGCCACTGAATGTTTATCTGTGTTAAAACTGTTATTAACTGCAGGATCAGAGAAACCGACCTACATCGATACATCTCTTGTAACACCACCTGCACGTTGAATAAGATCGAATTCGCGTGTTTCGTCGGCACCTaacttttataataatatacacacacacacacaccacgtacatatacgtataacacgTGCACTCTACACTGCAGTACAACAATACCAACAACCCTTCTCGAAAATACATCCAGTCGAAAGTTTGTATCCAAAAATACCAATGCCGTCTCCTCATCGTCGATATGAGCCCGTTTCTTTCACTGCCTCTGCTGCTGAGAGCAGCTCAGCGAGCCGACCAAACGGGAAAGAGCGAGAAAGAAataacgagagagagagagagaaagagagagagagagagagagagagagagagagagagagagagagagagagagagagagacgggcGTCTgcattgatttgaaaatacgtCTGCTGCAGCAGGGCCAGGGTACTATATACGGTCGAGCGTTTGAAAATGGGCCGACAAACACACTGCCTCGTGGCCTTCGTGGCCTTGGCCCCTTCGACGCTGCATTCGTTTCGGTTCCCCATAGAAGCGAAGCAGCGCGAAGGGTGGTCTCAGGCGGCACGAAAATCAACCCCCATCTTGCCCCGCAGCTCCGAGCAAAATTACTCTCCCTTTTTCCGACCTCCCTTCCTTCTCCTCTCCCCCCTCTCTTCACCCTCCCGCCGCCCCTCCGGCCCGCGGTTCTTTCCCTATATTTCCTCGTATTTCAAAAACTGTACGTGCAGTTGTCTGTATCTTTTTACACACGTTTTCAGACGTTGAGTGCAGAGCTGCCTGTTGCCCGCGCGTATAGCCTGTTTAAAAATCTAGTCATAGTATGTACCCATGTTGAAGCGACTATCATTCAATTACCGAATGAAGATCGGGGTCCACAATCTCCCTCTCTTgttctccttctttctctctctctctctctctcgctctttctcttTACTACCGTTGAGCGCGCACTACTCAATTAAGATTACGTTTCTCTCGATACGATAGTTTCCTGCTGCTCCATCCAGAGGGGCTTCAACGCCGAACCGGGGTCGTCGGATCGTGTTCTTCCTCCCTTTCGCTTCCTCCTGACCGCGCCGATGACCGCCTCTCGAAAATTCGGTTCACGTCCGGTCAAAGTCGACTCTAGTATACAGGAATTACGCTCACCACTCGTCGGCCACACCGCTGATCCCCCGATGATGACGCCTACGCTATTTTATTATCCTATACACCGTTACTACGTGTGCCCTGCATCATGGTCGCGTTAAACGAAGGAACGAACGACCCGTACCTAACCCATCTATACCCATATCCGTATACCCACACGCGTAACATCTCGCTTCGGCGATTaagaaatatctcgaaaacacGTTTCCCACCCGGGAGTATCATTCGTCACCGTCTTTCAACTCCGATGCCGGATTCACTGTCAGTCAAATTCACACGTCCAACGGCCGTTATACGCTCCACGtgtatacacataatataGTCATGCACACGTGCTCGGTATgcacatacctatatatatatatacatacgtaataCATACTCATTATCACTTGAAAAACTAATTTACCGCGTTTATATCGATTAGGGCACGTACTTTATATTTTATGCGATTATACTACATATACTATCGCGCATCTCCGTAGTCGATAGTTTGTTCGTGCGTTTTCCCATCCACTTGAATCTTATATCGTTCTGAATTACGTGAATGACTCTTATATTCACTGACGGTactataaaaattgtattcgaAGTGCGTGTATACATTGggaacaaaaattaaagtgATCTACGGCTATGAATTGATAAAACTCTTGAGTCTGTAATCTATATACGTTCCGGTATATGCGGTCGGCGGCATGTAGATGCACGTATGTATGTTCTGTATGCGTGTGTATTGTAGATGGATTGTAGCAATTTAGTGTACATTCGTTATCTTGCATTAATCTAGGGATTACTCGTTTGTTGAACAATGATTATTGTAAAGCGTTTAGCAGGCGGCGAGATTGACGGTTCAAAAATATCTCGGGGTTTCGATCGATTATCCGTATCGCAATCAAGTACATGGTGTAGGATATTTGCTACGGGGTACGTCGTGTTCTGTGTCcgaatctgaaatatttgtaaGATTTCCGCAAATGTTGAAAACGATATTACAGCTCTGATATCAAAAGTTTTCTTGCTTCCCACGTGATTTGTGTTGACTTGTTTTTGGATACATCATAAATAATGTTCTTGTTAATTGTAGATCTTGGGAAAACTTTTCGCCCGCAAGCTGATCTAATATGAGTAAATCTAAgtacatatgtacatgtatttCTAGTTGCGAGGTTATTttgaagatttgaaaaatcatcatGTTATTGTAGTATGCAGAAATTCAATGTGGCGTTGAGTTTTATTCACGATCGACTAAAGTACGGCCCTGCAAGCTGTTACACCCGCCCGAAGGGTGGTTATGTTTGGTAGTTGGGGTAGGCTAGAGAAAAATGCATCCGAAGCGAGACGGGTAGTTGAAGTTCTAGAAAGGAACGAACGAGAAAACGCAGGAGATTGAGAAAGAGAgcgtgagagagagagagagagagagagagagagagagagagagagagagagagagagagagagagagagagagagagagagagagagagagagagagtgagagagggagggaggggtaAAACGACGAGGGAGAGAGCGGCGAACGAACGAGGCGTTCGGCTGGGCCTCTCTTCCTGGAAGCCAACAATAATAGCGGCTAGAGAACCAAGAGGGCCGCCGCCAACCGACACACAGCCCGTAGATGCTTTTGCTTCTAGGAAAATACCTaggccgccgccgccgccgctgttcgttcgttctttcGTTTTACAATCTAAAACTACTAAACTTGCCTTAAGATGTTCGTCTATCTACTTTAGGTTTTGAgacgataaaaagaaagaggTCCAACTGTCGGAGTTTTATTGAAGTCACAAAACACGGAATCACGACCTGTAGGCTTGACCAAAATGGTCAACGATACACGCACAGGGAGAGACAGTCTCTGATCTAGCTACaatgtagaaaattattttaccgaAGGAAAAGCacgaaaattatcgaaaactTTTCTATTCGATTACGATTAACGACTGTATTTATCGACAATTGATTGTTGCATGGATTGTGATTGCgtcttttgaaaaataacagtGCAGTTGCGATGTACAAGTTGATAATACGTACGGATTTAAATGAAACATCCTTCTCGCAGAAGAGGAAATTTTACAGTAACTGGGTTATAACAATCAAATAGTGTTTGTAATGCAAACGACGAAGCTGGTCACGCGTTTCAACATGCGCGTGAGTAAAATTTTGGTAGACCTGTACGAATCAATACAGTCGTTCGGAGGCTCTCATGCTGATCAATCTGGTGTTTTTtactcgatttttttaaatgctcTTTCCTTTATTTTCACTTCCCTTCTGCGTGGGTTGTAACAGAGGATTGGGAAACGAGTGGCGAAGGAAGGGGGGCATGGTTGGTTGTGTGCTGGAATTCTGATTTTGCCGAGATGAAAGGATGACATTTTGGCGAGGCTTATGAAATATCGCCCATTTCGTATAATAGCGGAAGAGCTCGGAATACAGCAAAAGCAAAGCGTAATAGAAAAGCAACAAACGTTGAAAGAGCTGCGCAGACAAATGATGTCTGCATAGCTGGATGTCGGACCTTGCATTTTTGGGAACGGGcttgtaatatattatatgtcGAAAATACATTCGGTACGTCGAAAGTAACTATATATACTGAAATGCGGGAAGACGTTTAACTACACAGGTCTGCTTGCTTCATTCGCTTGAATAtataagatgaaaatttcatatctaTAACTCAACTTTGtgttgatattttcaaatgttctGAGGTAGCGCTTGATACTAGCAAATAAATCTAGAAAGCAGATACACGCATTCGGGGTTCGAGTCACTAGCGATAAcgtgtgtataatttattttttttactattatgTATAGACATTCTCTTTATACGTTTTGAGAATCAAAACTCTATTGCGCATAACAACGAAGTCGGACAAAATGGATACAAAATTTGCTGGATCATTCCGTATGAAATTGGTACCGTAGATAAGATGCGGTCTAACGTCAGGATAAAGTATAATTCAAAGCTTTTCTAAAGTCTTCGCACTTATCACACGTGGTGATAGTTTTTATCGAAAGATAATATTAAGTCGTAATTAACGGCCTCCGAACGAACCGAGCTTACAACGTAAGAACTTTGATGTTTTACCACAAGTGCTAACAAGGTCAGTTACACGGTTTTTGAAGATTAATCCTCCTTTCAGTGTATTGGCACTCTAAATATAATTCGAAATAATATACCAATTATCGTTAACTGAGTTCTGTGCGGTCGATCAGCGTATGTGTAACTATTTACATTCGAACGTATGCGTATCAATTGTGTACGTATAGCGAATCGAAGAACGACGAACGTCCGGTCGTAAAACTGcttgaaacgaatgaaaattaatgagGTAATTCCATCGAGCGCTAAAAGGAATTATGCCGCGCAAATTAATTCTTCATTCGGTACAATAACTCATAATTTGAAGGTCAACGAAGGATCAACAATTAATCAAATCGCTATCCCGCACGCACACGCTTCTGTAATTAAATATGTAGAATACCTATAATGCATCAAAACTTGTCGTTCTTCAACAGCCTATTTTACTTTCGAATTACAGTTGTTGGCGGAGGTCCCGAAGGGAGCGACGCCGAAGAGTTGCTGGCGGGCGTCGCGGCGCCGTGCAGCAGCTCTCCACCTCCACCGCTGCCCTTGCTTACGCCGCCGGAATCTCCTACGACTCCAACACCGCCAACCGTCAATGAAGATCAGACGAATTCCCATGCAACGAGACAGCTTAGCTTTGAGGTGAGAAAGAATTATGTCGGCTGGACTAAATTTAAGCCGGATGATTATCAAAATTCCTCTGCACCCAGATTTCTATCCCTAACTAAGAAACGTAGAGAATTTTAAGGCTCGATGTCGACCACTCTAAGAGTCTATACCGTAGGCGTTATGTATACTGGAGAAAGAATTGAATTCGTTCAATGAAAGTTCATTAATCTAAAACACACCATTTTTTACGATTGTTTCAGGAGTTCGAGTGCGACGTTTCTGTAGCAGAGGGCGATAGACGAAGGCAGGAGTTTTCCTTCACCTTGTACGACTTTGATGGTCATGGCAAGATCACCAAAGATGATATTGCCGGACTGGTTACAACTATTTACGACACTCTGGGTGCTTCAATTCAAGTCCCACCATGTGGCAGTAAAACAATTAAAGTAAAACTGACTGTATCACCAGATCAGAGAACTGGTCAAGCACATGTAACACCTGTAAAAACGGCCAACCTTCCTCAAAGCTTACCTGCCCCAGCACCTTGTTGCCATGTTAAACATGTTACTTCCTGCGGTCATGCGAAACATGCGTCTCGCAGAGTTCCCAGGAGGAGAAGAGTACAACGTCATCGATGTCAGGTAAACTTTgctgttattataatattggGAACTTTAtacattgaatatttaaacTCTAAGTTTGAGTAAAAGGAAAGATGGAACAAACACTCATACTTATTCACTGAATTTAATTGAACTGCCGTAATAGCAATACTTGATATCTCTGAAACATTGTCAGCAGCAAGAATGTGCTACAACTGCGTTTTTCTAtgttaaatataattttcagtcAGAGCATGGAGCGGATAGTCCAACGGAAGATGACGCTAGAAATTTACCAGCAAGTCAATCGAAGCAAGAAGAACTTAGAAGAAGAGTTGGGCCAGTACCTCACTTGCCTTCACCTTACTCAAACAGTTCAGAAGGTGATGTTAGCGAAGATAGCGACGCATCACCGTTGTTAACACCTCTCACACCTCTGGTTCCAAATCAGCCCAGAAAGCGTAGTGGTGCTATGCAAAGACAGCAGTTGCTCGAAATTATTCAAGCAAACATGGAGAAAAACAATCTCAGTTTTCACGCATCTAGGTGCGTCTCGAAATAAAAGCCAAGCATTTTTTGGAAACGAATTATAAAATGTGTCgttcgttataataattttctcaatatataTGATTAGTtaccttaaaaaaatttctaggaAACGACACCAAAACGAGCAAGCACGCATTCCACTTCGAAGTCCATATACGGAACCCTCGAGTCCTTACATCCAGAGATGTAGACCGCTGCAAACACCTCGTCAACCGACCTATCACAAGCCAGTTCGGGAGCAACCTCATCATCCAAATTCCTTGCCCGATGTTCCAGCAAAGCCTAGGGGGAATGGGAGGAAGCCGCGTATACACCACAGCCCTCAGACATGTACCCCACCACATCCGGCCGAAAGTTATGGACAAGTGCATACAGTTTCGCAAAATCTGACCACTTCAGCCACCCCGAATAATCTAAACTCGACCAATCctaataatactaataaccAGAATCATACTAATAATCAATGTAATAATCTGCACACGAATAATCAGCGAAACGAAGCTCATATTCATCCGCCGAATAGTGGAAAACCGGGTAAAAAACATCAATTGAAACATGCCACACGAGAGCAGGATCAGGCGAGAGCCATGGCCCAGGTTGTTCGTTGGCTAGAACGTGAGTTTTCTCAAGGTGCTGCTGCAGCTGCTGGTCGGAGACATGTTCATGAACATATTCATCATCACTATCATCACTATCATACCGAGGCACTTGTATAACCCTCGATTATCATCGGAAGGATTGTTAGAGCTGATTTATTGTGAGTTACAGGTATGTAATTCGAATATTAGATTTGTATACGGAATAAATAGGATAATCTGTGTACATGGCGTGTTGAATAAGATATTCAACTGGTTtttggaaagagaaaaaagaaaatgtaataaacTACGGacatgaagaaaaagaaatttggtTTTATTGTCGTCGATTTGACAtaagttatacatataccagTTACTGGTAcctaattatttaaaaattagaaTCAACTAAGCAGTTACAACAGAAACCTACATAAAAAATACTTACGAAATCGAACAATGAAACTGTAAGCATGGGTCAGATATGACCAGTTATAATCTTGTTGGAAACGTATGTAATTGAGTTTTCCAGCTCGTTTTTAGGCTAGTTTACgtgattgaatattatttataccatGCGATCATTGTACATGTAtgctttattttcattgttcaACAAGTATAATTGAGAGTTTAAAACTGGTCTATAACTAAGTTTGAACtattcaattaattgatttatgTACTATCCAGATTGACTCTTGCGTATGCGATATACAATACGTAAAAGCAGCAAGTAGATGCTAAGCAATGGAATCgtgacaatatttttctatcaatCTCATCGCAGAGTATTATAATTCTATTATATtgaataacgataatgatagcaattaatatcaattaataatagtaataaaagatgttataaatttgtccttggatttttttataacaccAAGGCATGTAATTTTGTATTGAACTTTGTAACCACTGTAGATATTTTGTGTCCTGTTTTTTGtatcaatatttattaaaaacacattttttatataaaactACATAATTTGTCATTCTCAAGAATTATTGAAGTTTgattaacaaatttttgtatcaCTATCTCGAAATTCATGCAAGAATGAAACAAATCCCCAAATACTGTctaaattgatgaaaattcagTCATATGTTGAcaaattttccattcacaTACGTAACTGCGTTTAAACTTTATGGTCAATTGTGGTGGCAAAAATGTAAATACTCCTATATGAGGATGAGTTCGAAGCCGATCGGctacttttcaaattctatcCTAAATACGGGCATTTGGATTTTCTAACTTCATTCAACACCCCAAGTTCTGTACGCATAACCTTTGCAtgtcaaatatatttaaaGAACGCGTTTCTGCAATTTCTGATAAGGAATAAATATCATTTATGTGTGGATTTAGAACGCTTAGTTATCGTTGAACCCGAGTCAATCGaagcgttgactgaagaatataaagacggatacccctgggtaaatttttgcGACCAGTTTTCGGCGGGCAAGGGAGGTGGGCCTGGGAGCGTAGGAGGGTTTTGCTCTATCAACTATACCTAACAAGTGCGCACCGACATTCGAAGCAGCCAACGTAGTGTCGATACGGAAGCTTGAGATTGAGTCGGTTCAAAGGGTTCAAAGTGAGTACGTAAGACAACTGCGACTTAGAAACGTCGATCAGCTCGATCATCCCCGTGAGAAGACGCGCAACTGCGTCCAACAACCACCGCGTCCGTAGCCAACCACCCCCAACTACCTCCGAGCACCT
Proteins encoded in this region:
- the LOC124303333 gene encoding protein naked cuticle homolog 1 yields the protein MATGLVKWCRARFLAGYKPFSVVGGGPEGSDAEELLAGVAAPCSSSPPPPLPLLTPPESPTTPTPPTVNEDQTNSHATRQLSFEEFECDVSVAEGDRRRQEFSFTLYDFDGHGKITKDDIAGLVTTIYDTLGASIQVPPCGSKTIKVKLTVSPDQRTGQAHVTPVKTANLPQSLPAPAPCCHVKHVTSCGHAKHASRRVPRRRRVQRHRCQSEHGADSPTEDDARNLPASQSKQEELRRRVGPVPHLPSPYSNSSEGDVSEDSDASPLLTPLTPLVPNQPRKRSGAMQRQQLLEIIQANMEKNNLSFHASRKRHQNEQARIPLRSPYTEPSSPYIQRCRPLQTPRQPTYHKPVREQPHHPNSLPDVPAKPRGNGRKPRIHHSPQTCTPPHPAESYGQVHTVSQNLTTSATPNNLNSTNPNNTNNQNHTNNQCNNLHTNNQRNEAHIHPPNSGKPGKKHQLKHATREQDQARAMAQVVRWLEREFSQGAAAAAGRRHVHEHIHHHYHHYHTEALV